In a genomic window of Gossypium arboreum isolate Shixiya-1 chromosome 7, ASM2569848v2, whole genome shotgun sequence:
- the LOC108461739 gene encoding uncharacterized protein LOC108461739, whose translation MSLSCGVECVLLLGCSRWAWRRCTYVGSNDSETWPLATPDEFEPVPRVCRLILAVYEPDLRNPQFPPDGGYRLNPDWVLKRVTYEDTLGRSPPYLIYVDHDRKEIVMAIRGLNLAKESDYKLLLDNRLGMQMFDGGYVHHGLLKSAVWLLNVESETLKRIWEETGREYQMIFVGHSLGSGVAALMTVLVVNHRDRLGGIPRIKLRCYALAPARCMSLNLAVKYADVIHSIVLQDDFLPRTATPLQDIFKSIFCLPCLLFLVCLRDTFIPEGRKLKDPRRLYAPGRMYHIVERKFCRCGRFPPEVRTAIPVDGRFEHIVLSCNATSDHGIIWIEKEAEKALEIMRENKSETITVPPKIQRLERLQTIEDEHKDALERAVSLNIPHAVSTVEEPTENKEMEAEAAKANNGDSPKSEPELSSRGTNWDELVEKLFKRSESGKLMLKKESNPTQTQ comes from the exons ATGTCACTCTCTTGCGGTGTCGAATGCGTTCTCCTGCTTGGCTGTTCGCGTTGGGCATGGAGACGCTGCACCTACGTTGGTTCAAACGACAGTGAAACCTGGCCGTTAGCCACCCCCGACGAGTTCGAACCTGTCCCCAGAGTCTGTCGTTTAATCCTAGCTGTCTACGAACCTGATCTCAGAAACCCCCAGTTCCCTCCCGACGGCGGCTACCGACTCAACCCTGACTGGGTCTTGAAACGCGTCACCTACGAAGACACCCTCGGCCGTTCTCCGCCTTACCTTATCTACGTCGATCATGACCGGAAGGAAATCGTGATGGCAATCAGGGGACTCAACTTGGCCAAGGAAAGTGATTATAAATTGCTTTTGGATAATAGGCTAGGGATGCAGATGTTTGATGGAGGATATGTCCATCACGGGCTGTTGAAATCGGCGGTTTGGCTGTTGAACGTGGAGAGTGAGACGTTGAAGAGGATTTGGGAAGAGACTGGGAGGGAATATCAGATGATTTTCGTGGGACATTCGTTGGGGTCAGGCGTGGCGGCGTTGATGACGGTCTTGGTGGTTAATCACAGGGATAGATTGGGTGGGATTCCCCGAATTAAGCTTAGGTGCTATGCGCTGGCGCCCGCCAGGTGTATGTCACTTAACTTAGCTGTCAAGTATGCTGATGTTATACACTCCATTGTGTTGCAG GATGATTTCTTGCCTAGAACAGCCACCCCCTTGCAAGATATCTTCAAGTCAATTTTCTG CTTGCCCTGCTTGTTATTTCTTGTTTGCTTGAGGGATACCTTCATACCAGAAGGTAGAAAACTTAAagatccaagaagactttacgcACCTGGACGGATGTACCATATCGTCGAAAGAAAATTTTGCAG ATGTGGGAGGTTTCCTCCAGAAGTCAGAACAGCCATTCCTGTCGATGGGAGATTTGAACACATTGTGTTATCATGTAATGCAACATCCGATCATGGAATAATTTGGATCGAAAAGGAAGCAGAAAAGGCTTTGGAG ATTATGAGGGAGAACAAATCTGAGACGATAACTGTTCCCCCAAAAATACAGAGACTGGAGAGGTTGCAGACCATTGAGGACGAACACAAAGATGCGTTGGAAAGAGCTGTCAGTTTGAATATCCCTCATGCTGTATCCACAGTCGAGGAACCGACTGAAAACAAGGAAATGGAAGCAGAGGCTGCCAAAGCCAATAATGGAGACAGCCCGAAATCTGAACCGGAGTTAAGCTCTAGAGGGACTAACTGGGACGAGTTGGTTGAGAAACTTTTCAAAAGGAGTGAATCAGGGAAACTAATGCTAAAGAAGGAATCAAATCCCACTCAAACCCAATAG